From Thalassotalea psychrophila:
GAATAAAGGTAGCTCGAATATTGCCTAAAAATAAGAATATCACTAGGATAACCATCAACATGGCAACTGCTAAAGTGTTATAAACTTCACTAATAGACTCTTTGATAAATGTTGACGAATCATAACTCGGGATGATGGTAGTACCGGCAGGCAAGTTAAGCTTTACTTGCTCCATTTCTTCTCGAGCATAATTAACTACATCTATTGTATTCGCCGTTGATTGCTTAATGATCCCTAAGCCAACCATGTTTTTACCATAGCCTCTAAACATAGTTTCATCATCTTCAGCGGTAATTTCTATTGTAGCCACATCAGATAAACGTACTAAGGAGTTATTCTCACCACGACTAATAACCATATTAGCAAAATCGAGATCTGTTTTATAACTGCGAGAAACTCGTACGTTAAATATTCTATCTACGGATTTCACTTCTCCAGCGGGTAACTCTACGTTTTCAGCCAGTAGCGTACTTTCGATATCACTCACTGTAATATCACGCGCAGCCATCGCTTGACGATTAAGAGTAATTTTCATCGCATAATTACGACCACCGCCAACCATAACTTCTGCAACTCCGTTTACCACAGCAAAGCGATCAACTATGTACCGATTAGCATAATCAGTAAGCTCTAGCGTATTGAATATGTCACTTTGTAAGGTAAACCAGGCAATAACATCATCATCATCATTAGCTTTTTTAACTTCAGGAGGATCTGCTTGGTCGGGTAAACGACGTAACTCAGAGGAGATTTTGTCACGTACATCGTTAGCTGCGCTGTCAACATCACGCTCAACGTTAAATTCGATAGAAATTCTCGATTGACCATCTCTAGAGGTAGACTTAATATTTTTAACCCCTTCAATACCACTAATTTTATCCTCTAAAACTTGTGTTATTTTAGTCTCAATAATGGCAGCTGAGGCACCTGGATATGAAGTCGAAACAGATATCACAGGTTTATCGATATCAGGATATTCTCGAAGCGGTAATAATAAGAAAGCAACAATACCAAAAGTAACAATAAGTAAATTTAAAACAGTGGCAAAAACCGGTCTTTTTACCGAAATATCTGACAATATCATTACTTAGTTTCCATGTTTGTTGATGTCGTTTTTACTTGCGAACCATCTCTAAGTTTTAACGCACCTTCAATAACTACATTTATGCCTTCATTGATCCCTGAAGTAACTTCAACAATGCCTGGTTTGCGACGACCTACTGAAATGTCTACTCGTTTGGCTGTGTCATTTTCGATAACAAATACAAAATGCTTGTCTTCGTAAGGTATGACTGCGCTTTCTGGTATCTGTAAAACTTGCGCGACATTACGTTCTAAAATAATACTCATTAACATACCTGGACGAAGTTTATTATTGCTATTATCGATTTCAGCACGAATTTGTATAGTACGAGTAACAGCATCAACTCGGGGTGCGATACTGGTAACTTTACCAATGAAATTTTTACCTGGGTAAGCAACATTGCTAGACGCAACTGTTTGACCAATATTTACTGTTGTTATAAATCGTTCAGGTATGGCAAAGTCGAGCTTAATAACGGATATGTCGTCTAAAGTAGTGATTGTTGAGCCATCATTGATTAATGCTCCTACACTCACTTCACGAAAACCTAATTGACCATCAAATGGAGCTCGTATGGTTAAATTATTTAAAGTCGCCTGCGCACTTAATAGTTGTGCGCGAAATGATTGTACTTTTGCTTTTTGTTCATCTCTTTGTGAAATAGAAGCCGCACTTTGCTCAAGTAAATCTTTGTATCGTTGCAGTTGCGCACTTGATTGGTCTAGATTGGCCTGTAATTCTTTAATTTTTGCTTGTTCTTCAGCTTTAAATAACTCGACTAAAATGTCACCCTTTTTAACTCGGTCACCGTCGTTAAAATGAATCGATTTAATGATGTCAGTATATTGAGCTGTAATAACAACTTCTTCATTAGCTTTAGTTGTTCCTAAAGCTTCAAACTCATCGCTAAACTCTGCCATAATTACAGGTGTAGTTTTAACTGATACCACTCTTGCGCTTTGTGATTGCTTAACATTTGGTTCAGGTAAATTAAGATATGCTAACAACGCAATAAGTAAGCCCGAAAGGATTAATAAAGGTAAGCGAGACGACTGTGTTGATTCCATGAGAGGGTTTTATCCAAAATAATCGGTGTTAATACAATGGTGCAATATACTGCAAGTTACATATTTAAACGATAGCAATACGTTGAATTACACATTTAATAGGTTAAATATTTACTTTCTAAGGCTATAATTATAAAGGTTAAAATCATAACAACAAATTTTTTGGATAAATCATGAATAAACTTGCAGCACTCGCCATTGGCCTTTTACTTTTTTTTGGTGCCATGCTTTGGTTTTTAGCCTCAGCTGACTGGAATGGTTTTGTCCGTTCGCAAATTGAAATTCATGGTTCAAAACTAACCGGAGAAACGGTAACCGTTGATAAGGTAGACATCAAATTCAGCGAAGGCTTTGGCGGTATTTATGGGGTAAGCTTTTCAAATCCAAGTAAATATAAACAAGCGAAAGCATTTTATTTAGGTGAGGTTTCTTTAGATATAGATATGGAATCTATAGGGCAAACTCCTTTTGTTTTAGAGTCGATAGCTCTTAAACAACCACAAGCATTTGTTGAGTTTGATAAGAATGGCAATAACAACTTTAAAGATCTATTAACAGCAATTAATAATCAAATACCTAAGTCTGAATCTACATCAAGCTCTAAAAAGAAAAAAGACAGTAAACCTGAGCCCCGTATATCAATTAATCATTTAGAATTAGCAGGTGTTGCACTGACTGTAGACCTTAGCGAAGTGAATGGTAAAACCTATAACATAGAGATACCTAGTGTGCAGCTTGGTGCTATTGGCGGCGCAGAAGGATTACCGGCGAGTGAGCTTGGTATGGTTATTGGTAATAGCTTATTTAAAGCGATTTCAGCGGCGGCGAAAAAGCAATATAAACAGATAATGAAAGAAAAACTAAATAAGAAAAAACAAGATTTCCTTGAAAAATTAAAGAAAAAGCATGGCTAGATTTTATCTAGCCGTAGTTATTCGTTGTAATTAGTCAAAATGATCTGATAATTATTGGACTTGGCATTGAAGAATTCAACGTCCGGAGTTATTGAGAATTAGGAAACATTTTAGTCACCGCATACGTCAGGAGGTCCTGCGTCTCGCTTAGGATGACGGCGCTCTCTTTGTAGCTTGTACAGGTTGGTATTAGAAATTAGGCATTATTTGCTGAATATTTATACCAAATCATCCAGATATCTTCTGCTAAAGATTGCTTTGGACGCTCAATAATACGCCCTATCTCTACATTGTCAGCATACACAACAAACGTCGGTGTGTACTTAATTTTGCTCTGTTTAGCCAAGCCTGCGGGATCTGACTTATCACCATCTAAAGCTATTAATGAGACACTTGCTGCACTATTTTTAAAACTCTGCAATAAACGTGGTACTTCACGTTCGCTGTCATGGCACCAAGTACCGAAAAACACTTTAA
This genomic window contains:
- a CDS encoding efflux RND transporter periplasmic adaptor subunit: MESTQSSRLPLLILSGLLIALLAYLNLPEPNVKQSQSARVVSVKTTPVIMAEFSDEFEALGTTKANEEVVITAQYTDIIKSIHFNDGDRVKKGDILVELFKAEEQAKIKELQANLDQSSAQLQRYKDLLEQSAASISQRDEQKAKVQSFRAQLLSAQATLNNLTIRAPFDGQLGFREVSVGALINDGSTITTLDDISVIKLDFAIPERFITTVNIGQTVASSNVAYPGKNFIGKVTSIAPRVDAVTRTIQIRAEIDNSNNKLRPGMLMSIILERNVAQVLQIPESAVIPYEDKHFVFVIENDTAKRVDISVGRRKPGIVEVTSGINEGINVVIEGALKLRDGSQVKTTSTNMETK
- a CDS encoding DUF748 domain-containing protein, coding for MNKLAALAIGLLLFFGAMLWFLASADWNGFVRSQIEIHGSKLTGETVTVDKVDIKFSEGFGGIYGVSFSNPSKYKQAKAFYLGEVSLDIDMESIGQTPFVLESIALKQPQAFVEFDKNGNNNFKDLLTAINNQIPKSESTSSSKKKKDSKPEPRISINHLELAGVALTVDLSEVNGKTYNIEIPSVQLGAIGGAEGLPASELGMVIGNSLFKAISAAAKKQYKQIMKEKLNKKKQDFLEKLKKKHG